A window from Malaclemys terrapin pileata isolate rMalTer1 chromosome 18, rMalTer1.hap1, whole genome shotgun sequence encodes these proteins:
- the XAF1 gene encoding XIAP-associated factor 1 isoform X2: MEEESKFCKNCKRDVSAANFSLHEAHCMRFLAICPECDEPIALKEMEEHQEEAHKQVRCKLCHQSMQKYLLENHESNECNERSMKCTFCELEMPFNKLQRHQEACGSRTELCWECNKYIMYKDLDKHKDVCQNGKKLSSNGEMHYQPSEESPRQTSILPPSGLSDNLCQQCNKYFPDDQYLQHLTECSPLSKLADILASQSVTKSRPLPPASLVTSPRRENAAVAWKDVRPKRKEKDLSSASRPSLKPLKNKKSAGRPAFTATVDPVLPKALEDPMTYDVLVTCSQCNILLPGPTLRKHEKKCLRLASLQNLRRKPKWSPGKQEEPF; the protein is encoded by the exons TAAACGAGATGTGTCTGCTGCCAATTTCTCTCTCCACGAGGCCCACTGCATGCGGTTTCTCGCTATCTGTCCAGAATGCGATGAACCTATTGCTCTAAAGGAGATGGAGGAGCATCAGGAAGAAGCACATAAGCAG GTCAGATGTAAACTGTGTCACCAAAGCATGCAGAAATACCTGCTGGAGAATCATGAG TCCAATGAATGCAATGAGCGATCAATGAAATGCACATTCTGCGAGCTGGAAATGCCCTTCAATAAGCTGCAGAGGCACCAGGAGGCCTGCGGTAGTCGCACGGAGCTCTGTTGGGAGTGTAACAAATACATCATGTACAAGGACTTGGACAAGCACAAAGATGTTTGTCAGAATGGCAAGAAGCTATCAAGCAATGGTGAGATGCACTATCAACCCAGTGAAGAGTCTCCTCGTCAGACCTCGATTCTCCCACCCTCAG GTCTCAGTGACAATCTTTGTCAGCAGTGCAATAAGTACTTCCCAGATGACCAGTACCTCCAACACTTG ACCGAGTGCAGCCCGCTCTCCAAACTCGCGGATATTCTCGCCAGCCAGTCAGTTACAAAATCCCGCCCGCTCCCACCTGCCTCTCTGGTTACGTCTCCCCGCCGGGAGAATGCAGCCGTGGCGTGGAAGGACGTTCGCCCGAAGCGGAAGGAAAAGGACTtatcttctgcctccaggccctCACTCAAGCCACTGAAGAACAAAAAGTCAGCAGGCCGCCCTGCTTTCACTGCCACAGTGGATCCCGTACTGCCGAAGGCGCTTGAAGACCCAATGACTTACGATGTGTTGGTGACCTGTTCCCAGTGCAATATCCTCCTCCCAGGTCCGACTCTAAGGAAGCACGAG AAAAAATGTCTGCGTCTAGCTTCTTTGCAAAATCTCAGGAGGAAACCAAAATGGAGTCCTGGAAAACAAG agGAGCCTTTCTAA
- the XAF1 gene encoding XIAP-associated factor 1 isoform X1, translating to MEEESKFCKNCKRDVSAANFSLHEAHCMRFLAICPECDEPIALKEMEEHQEEAHKQVRCKLCHQSMQKYLLENHESNECNERSMKCTFCELEMPFNKLQRHQEACGSRTELCWECNKYIMYKDLDKHKDVCQNGKKLSSNGEMHYQPSEESPRQTSILPPSGLSDNLCQQCNKYFPDDQYLQHLTECSPLSKLADILASQSVTKSRPLPPASLVTSPRRENAAVAWKDVRPKRKEKDLSSASRPSLKPLKNKKSAGRPAFTATVDPVLPKALEDPMTYDVLVTCSQCNILLPGPTLRKHEKKCLRLASLQNLRRKPKWSPGKQGTIIFLRNTVELS from the exons TAAACGAGATGTGTCTGCTGCCAATTTCTCTCTCCACGAGGCCCACTGCATGCGGTTTCTCGCTATCTGTCCAGAATGCGATGAACCTATTGCTCTAAAGGAGATGGAGGAGCATCAGGAAGAAGCACATAAGCAG GTCAGATGTAAACTGTGTCACCAAAGCATGCAGAAATACCTGCTGGAGAATCATGAG TCCAATGAATGCAATGAGCGATCAATGAAATGCACATTCTGCGAGCTGGAAATGCCCTTCAATAAGCTGCAGAGGCACCAGGAGGCCTGCGGTAGTCGCACGGAGCTCTGTTGGGAGTGTAACAAATACATCATGTACAAGGACTTGGACAAGCACAAAGATGTTTGTCAGAATGGCAAGAAGCTATCAAGCAATGGTGAGATGCACTATCAACCCAGTGAAGAGTCTCCTCGTCAGACCTCGATTCTCCCACCCTCAG GTCTCAGTGACAATCTTTGTCAGCAGTGCAATAAGTACTTCCCAGATGACCAGTACCTCCAACACTTG ACCGAGTGCAGCCCGCTCTCCAAACTCGCGGATATTCTCGCCAGCCAGTCAGTTACAAAATCCCGCCCGCTCCCACCTGCCTCTCTGGTTACGTCTCCCCGCCGGGAGAATGCAGCCGTGGCGTGGAAGGACGTTCGCCCGAAGCGGAAGGAAAAGGACTtatcttctgcctccaggccctCACTCAAGCCACTGAAGAACAAAAAGTCAGCAGGCCGCCCTGCTTTCACTGCCACAGTGGATCCCGTACTGCCGAAGGCGCTTGAAGACCCAATGACTTACGATGTGTTGGTGACCTGTTCCCAGTGCAATATCCTCCTCCCAGGTCCGACTCTAAGGAAGCACGAG AAAAAATGTCTGCGTCTAGCTTCTTTGCAAAATCTCAGGAGGAAACCAAAATGGAGTCCTGGAAAACAAGGTACTATAATATTTCTAAGAAATACAGTAGAACTCAGTTAG
- the LOC128825498 gene encoding F-box only protein 39-like, with the protein MEDDSEPEQSCWAYLPDVCLSNMFWWLDDRDRSRAALVCKRWNQAMYSGSLWRTRTITFSGRPSRSNTSEFESALWYVKRFGKYLEHLEIKFLNPYNAVLTRKFQVTMRGLLSRLGKCNSRLVSLTIQHLELDRLVWKNGIRTQFIKNVSTFLKRMSKHLDYLNLKGARVTLEEGCELLSSLSYLKNKSFASEINIEDFFSHHLSIYSSPLFHQTMSTFRNLVILTLNYNCISDELLDILCEHNAHSLWTINIKCHIHDPHGQVVWGMSWANLAKRAPKLKVNFFFERVMKHDSLARILLAEIPLRSISLRSCYFSDPDWSMRPTLTNLLPAYKHILQKLTLEFNNDHELLDEELLQLVLSCERLFFLKVWAFLSVAFVERLLQNRAEGKCVLCTIKVRIYTTRHETSEEDRLLRDIYKKFRNLIDSELNYFVIAYPMV; encoded by the exons ATGGAGGATGACAGTGAACCGGAGCAGAGTTGCTGGGCCTATTTGCCTGACGTCTGCCTGAGCAACATGTTTTGGTGGCTAGACGACAGAGACAGATCTCGGGCTGCTTTAGTCTGTAAGAGATGGAATCAAGCCATGTACTCAGGATCTCTCTGGAGAACCAGAACAATCACCTTCAGTGGGCGGCCGTCCAGGTCAAACACATCCGAGTTTGAATCTGCTCTGTGGTACGTCAAGAGATTCGGCAAGTATTTGGAACACCTAGAGATCAAGTTCCTGAACCCTTACAATGCTGTGTTGACCCGAAAATTTCAAGTGACTATGAGGGGGCTTCTCTCGCGCTTGGGCAAATGTAACAGCCGCCTGGTATCCCTGACTATTCAGCATCTGGAGTTGGACCGATTGGTCTGGAAAAATGGGATCAGGACTCAGTTCATCAAGAACGTAAGTACTTTCCTGAAAAGAATGAGCAAGCACCTTGATTATCTCAACCTGAAAGGAGCAAGAGTGACGCTGGAAGAAGGCTGTGAGCTTTTGAGCTCTTTGAGCTacttgaaaaacaaaagttttgcctCCGAAATCAACATAGAAGACTTCTTCAGCCACCATCTTTCCATCTACAGCAGCCCCTTGTTCCACCAGACTATGTCCACGTTCCGCAACCTGGTCATCCTGACTCTCAATTACAACTGCATCTCGGATGAATTGCTGGACATCCTGTGCGAGCACAACGCCCATTCTCTCTGGACTATAAACATCAAGTGCCACATCCATGACCCTCACGGGCAGGTGGTTTGGGGGATGTCCTGGGCCAACCTAGCCAAGAGAGCACCCAAACTGAAAGTGAACTTCTTCTTTGAAAGAGTCATGAAGCACGACAGTCTAGCCAGGATACTTTTAGCCGAGATCCCACTCAGGAGCATCAGTTTACGGAGCTGTTATTTCAGTGACCCGGATTGGTCGATGAGGCCGACCCTCACCAATCTCTTACCAGCCTACAAGCACATTCTGCAG AAATTAACGCTAGAGTTCAACAATGACCATGAATTGCTGGatgaggagctgctgcagcttgtGTTATCGTGCGAGAGGCTGTTCTTCCTCAAAGTCTGGGCCTTCCTCAGTGTGGCATTTGTGGAGAGGCTGCTGCAAAATCGGGCAGAAGGGAAATGTGTCTTGTGTACCATAAAG GTGAGGATTTACACAACCAGGCATGAGACCAGCGAAGAGGACCGACTGCTGCGAGACATTTACAAGAAGTTCAGAAACCTGATTGACTCAGAGCTTAATTATTTTGTCATCGCCTACCCAATGGTGTGA
- the TEKT1 gene encoding tektin-1 isoform X1: MAKLLQAPPKFLPPEWHIANKTQYASAESQRSRSERLVAESQRLVDEIEKTTQKTQSDVNKKIEQRLDEIKFWKQELDDKLEQIVNETEVLLTFKTRLEKALESCKEPLFIAQECLLNRQRRVGIDLVHDEVERELIKEVEVLQGVMALLERTLEQTNEQIRLNRSAKYNLEMDLKDKFTALTIDNYCSNLTNNTPDIRYARNVVKVEGNSVSPEDWVDFSNVNVEKADKQRNNSLALRALIDRILSQTASDMRKQCETVNVAFKNRVKETKDAKNKLEIHLAKVMDEITSQEKNIAALKKAIIDKEGPAKVAHTRLETRTHRPNVELCRDMVQYRLISEVQEITNNIQRLKDTLAQAEVELKGLSRRQLSLEEEIQVKENTLYIDEVLCMQMRESISINNF, translated from the exons ATGGCCAAACTGTTGCAAGCTCCACCCAAGTTCCTCCCCCCAGAGTGGCATATTGCAAACAAGACACAGTATGCCAGTGCGGAGAGTCAGAGATCCAGGTCAGAGCGACTTGTAGCTGAGAGCCAGAGGCTGGTGGATGAAATCGAAAAAACAACTCAGAAAACCCAAAGTGACGTTAACAAGAAAATAG AACAGAGACTTGATGAAATAAAATTCTGGAAGCAAGAATTAGACGACAAACTAGAACAGATTGTTAATGAGACAGAGGTGCTGTTGACTTTTAAGACAAGGCTAGAGAAAGCATTGGAGAGCTGTAAAGAGCCACTATTCATCGCTCAAGAGTGCCTCTTGAACAG GCAGAGGCGAGTTGGGATTGACTTGGTCCATGACGAAGTGGAGCGGGAACTGATAAAGGAAGTTGAAGTGCTCCAAGGGGTTATGGCTTTGCTTGAGCGCACACTGGAACAAACCAATGAGCAAATTAG GTTAAACCGTTCAGCTAAATACAATCTGGAGATGGATCTGAAAGACAAGTTCACCGCCTTGACAATTGATAACTATTGTTCCAACTTGACAAACAATACACCTGATATAAGATATGCCAGAAATGTGGTGAAGGTTGAAGGAAA ttcTGTGAGCCCTGAAGACTGGGTAGATTTCTCGAATGTAAATGTTGAAAAGGCCGACAAGCAGAGGAACAACTCTTTGGCACTCAGGGCCTTGATTGACCGAATCTTATCCCAGACAGCAAGTGACATGCGCAAGCAGTGCGAGACGGTGAACGTTGCTTTTAAGAACCGGGTGAAGGAGACAAAAGATGCAAAGAACAAACTGGAGATCCACCTTGCTAAG GTGATGGATGAGATTACGTCCCAGGAAAAGAACATTGCGGCCTTAAAGAAAGCTATCATCGATAAAGAAGGACCTGCGAAGGTGGCTCACACACGTTTGGAAACGAGGACCCATCGTCCCAACGTGGAGCTATGTCGTGATATGGTGCAATACAGGCTGATCAGTGAGGTTCAGGAGATCACAAACAATATTCAGAG ACTAAAGGACACGTTGGCACAAGCTGAGGTGGAGCTGAAAGGTCTGAGCCGTCGACAGCTATCACTGGAGGAGGAGATCCAGGTCAAGGAGAACACCCTGTACATCGACGAAGTGCTGTGCATGCAGATGAGGGAGTCCATTTCCATTAACAACTTCTGA
- the TEKT1 gene encoding tektin-1 isoform X2 — protein MAKLLQAPPKFLPPEWHIANKTQYASAESQRSRSERLVAESQRLVDEIEKTTQKTQSDVNKKIEQRLDEIKFWKQELDDKLEQIVNETEVLLTFKTRLEKALESCKEPLFIAQECLLNRLNRSAKYNLEMDLKDKFTALTIDNYCSNLTNNTPDIRYARNVVKVEGNSVSPEDWVDFSNVNVEKADKQRNNSLALRALIDRILSQTASDMRKQCETVNVAFKNRVKETKDAKNKLEIHLAKVMDEITSQEKNIAALKKAIIDKEGPAKVAHTRLETRTHRPNVELCRDMVQYRLISEVQEITNNIQRLKDTLAQAEVELKGLSRRQLSLEEEIQVKENTLYIDEVLCMQMRESISINNF, from the exons ATGGCCAAACTGTTGCAAGCTCCACCCAAGTTCCTCCCCCCAGAGTGGCATATTGCAAACAAGACACAGTATGCCAGTGCGGAGAGTCAGAGATCCAGGTCAGAGCGACTTGTAGCTGAGAGCCAGAGGCTGGTGGATGAAATCGAAAAAACAACTCAGAAAACCCAAAGTGACGTTAACAAGAAAATAG AACAGAGACTTGATGAAATAAAATTCTGGAAGCAAGAATTAGACGACAAACTAGAACAGATTGTTAATGAGACAGAGGTGCTGTTGACTTTTAAGACAAGGCTAGAGAAAGCATTGGAGAGCTGTAAAGAGCCACTATTCATCGCTCAAGAGTGCCTCTTGAACAG GTTAAACCGTTCAGCTAAATACAATCTGGAGATGGATCTGAAAGACAAGTTCACCGCCTTGACAATTGATAACTATTGTTCCAACTTGACAAACAATACACCTGATATAAGATATGCCAGAAATGTGGTGAAGGTTGAAGGAAA ttcTGTGAGCCCTGAAGACTGGGTAGATTTCTCGAATGTAAATGTTGAAAAGGCCGACAAGCAGAGGAACAACTCTTTGGCACTCAGGGCCTTGATTGACCGAATCTTATCCCAGACAGCAAGTGACATGCGCAAGCAGTGCGAGACGGTGAACGTTGCTTTTAAGAACCGGGTGAAGGAGACAAAAGATGCAAAGAACAAACTGGAGATCCACCTTGCTAAG GTGATGGATGAGATTACGTCCCAGGAAAAGAACATTGCGGCCTTAAAGAAAGCTATCATCGATAAAGAAGGACCTGCGAAGGTGGCTCACACACGTTTGGAAACGAGGACCCATCGTCCCAACGTGGAGCTATGTCGTGATATGGTGCAATACAGGCTGATCAGTGAGGTTCAGGAGATCACAAACAATATTCAGAG ACTAAAGGACACGTTGGCACAAGCTGAGGTGGAGCTGAAAGGTCTGAGCCGTCGACAGCTATCACTGGAGGAGGAGATCCAGGTCAAGGAGAACACCCTGTACATCGACGAAGTGCTGTGCATGCAGATGAGGGAGTCCATTTCCATTAACAACTTCTGA